In one window of Bdellovibrio bacteriovorus W DNA:
- a CDS encoding hypothetical protein (COG1396 Predicted transcriptional regulators), with amino-acid sequence MKKSEKISKKQIAFGRVLSSIMKEKKLSLKQIANMAGVSISVVSDWTAGNVPRDLEAVFKLSSALDVEFSMLLLGRIEEKKQSAVLKHLLTEEDLFDGFLRVNIKKVSINVESK; translated from the coding sequence ATGAAGAAATCCGAGAAAATATCAAAAAAACAGATCGCTTTCGGGAGAGTTCTTAGTTCCATAATGAAAGAGAAGAAACTGAGCCTTAAGCAAATCGCCAATATGGCGGGCGTAAGTATTTCCGTGGTCTCTGATTGGACTGCGGGCAATGTTCCCAGAGATTTAGAAGCTGTCTTCAAATTATCTTCTGCTCTTGATGTCGAATTTTCAATGTTATTACTCGGTCGCATTGAGGAGAAAAAACAATCTGCTGTCTTAAAGCATCTCCTTACAGAAGAAGACTTATTTGATGGATTCCTCCGCGTTAACATCAAGAAAGTTTCTAT